One genomic segment of Longimicrobium sp. includes these proteins:
- a CDS encoding aminotransferase class I/II-fold pyridoxal phosphate-dependent enzyme — protein sequence MTAQPSPWPPTSSADFPRIGSLPAYVFAAINAEKLERIAAGHDVIDLGMGNPDLGTPGHIVDELVEHARKPKHHRYSASRGIYGLRDGMAEHYARRYGVTVDPETEVVVTIGAKEGIAHLMLALLGDGDTVIVPSPAYPIHRYSVLFAGGRVHGLPLVAGADGFVDGDALLAGVEEACRTVTPAPRLLVLSFPNNPTTLQAPPGFFENAVEVCRRNRLLLVHDFAYADFGFGAEAPSLLAVPGAKEIGVEFFSMSKSYCMAGWRVGFCVGNPAMVGALTRIKSYLDYGIFEPIQIAAAHALRAGQECVAETREVYRRRADALVGGLNAAGWPVPTPAATMFVWSPIPDAFREMGSIEFARLLLREAGVVVSPGLGFGPEGEGHVRFALIEPESRLAQAAERIGAVLGRAAPG from the coding sequence ATGACCGCGCAGCCCTCGCCCTGGCCCCCGACGTCCAGCGCCGACTTTCCCCGCATCGGCAGCCTCCCCGCGTACGTGTTCGCGGCGATCAACGCCGAAAAGCTGGAGCGCATCGCCGCGGGCCACGACGTCATCGACCTGGGGATGGGCAACCCCGACCTGGGCACCCCCGGCCACATCGTGGACGAGCTGGTGGAGCACGCGCGCAAGCCCAAGCACCACCGCTACAGCGCCTCGCGCGGCATCTACGGCCTGCGCGATGGCATGGCCGAGCACTACGCGCGGCGGTACGGCGTGACGGTGGATCCGGAGACGGAGGTGGTGGTCACCATCGGCGCCAAGGAGGGGATCGCCCACCTGATGCTGGCCCTGCTGGGCGACGGGGACACGGTGATCGTTCCCTCGCCGGCGTACCCCATCCACCGCTACTCGGTGCTGTTCGCCGGCGGGCGCGTGCACGGGCTGCCGCTGGTGGCCGGGGCGGACGGGTTCGTGGATGGCGACGCGCTGCTGGCCGGCGTGGAGGAGGCCTGCCGCACCGTAACGCCCGCGCCCAGGCTGCTGGTGCTTTCGTTCCCCAACAACCCCACCACGCTGCAGGCGCCGCCCGGGTTCTTCGAGAACGCCGTGGAGGTGTGCCGCCGCAACCGGCTGCTGCTGGTGCACGACTTTGCCTACGCCGACTTCGGCTTCGGCGCCGAGGCGCCCAGCCTGCTGGCGGTTCCGGGGGCGAAGGAGATCGGCGTGGAGTTCTTTTCCATGTCCAAGTCGTACTGCATGGCCGGATGGCGGGTGGGGTTCTGCGTGGGGAACCCGGCCATGGTGGGGGCGCTGACACGGATCAAGAGCTACCTGGACTACGGCATCTTCGAGCCCATCCAGATCGCCGCCGCCCACGCGTTGCGCGCGGGGCAGGAGTGCGTGGCCGAAACGCGCGAGGTATACCGGCGCCGCGCCGACGCCCTGGTCGGCGGGCTGAACGCCGCCGGCTGGCCGGTGCCCACGCCCGCGGCCACCATGTTCGTGTGGTCGCCCATCCCCGACGCGTTCAGGGAGATGGGCTCCATCGAGTTCGCCCGCCTGCTGCTGCGAGAGGCGGGCGTGGTGGTGTCGCCGGGGCTGGGCTTTGGGCCCGAGGGGGAGGGGCACGTGCGCTTCGCCCTGATCGAGCCCGAGTCGCGCCTGGCCCAGGCGGCCGAGCGCATCGGGGCGGTGCTGGGGCGGGCCGCGCCGGGATGA
- the rpmA gene encoding 50S ribosomal protein L27, which produces MAHKKGGGSTRNGRDSNAQRLGVKRFGGEKVLAGNILVRQRGTRFHPGANVGIGSDDTLFALVDGQVQFVRKDKKRKSVAVLPFAAEPVEAVVELEAGD; this is translated from the coding sequence ATGGCACATAAGAAGGGCGGCGGCTCGACCCGCAACGGGCGCGACTCGAACGCGCAGCGGCTGGGGGTCAAGCGCTTCGGTGGCGAGAAGGTTCTCGCCGGCAACATCCTGGTCCGCCAGCGCGGCACCCGCTTCCATCCGGGCGCCAACGTGGGCATCGGCAGCGACGACACGCTGTTCGCGCTCGTCGACGGCCAGGTGCAGTTCGTCCGCAAGGACAAGAAGCGTAAGTCGGTGGCGGTGCTCCCCTTTGCGGCGGAGCCCGTGGAAGCCGTCGTGGAGCTCGAGGCCGGCGACTGA
- a CDS encoding acyl-CoA dehydrogenase: protein MERYFDENHLMIRDMVREFAQNEIAPVAGELDQASEFPWENVAKMSELGLLGVPWPEEIGGAGMDGIAYMIAIHELAKVDASHAITISAHTTLGTSPIMNFGTEEQKQRFVPHLASGKVLGGFGLTEPGAGSDAGGTQTTAVKADGGWILNGSKIFITHAGVGEIFVATAVTDREKGTKGITSFIVTKPTTDLERAREVGVGHSDELAFIEGVRAGKKEDKMGWRASDTRELVFENAFVPDENVLGEVGMGFINFMKTLDAGRIGIGALSLGIAEGAYEQSVKYAAERHQFGKPIAEFQGIQFMLADMATEIEASKHLVYHAAWLKEQGKPYTREASMAKLFASECAMRTTTRAVQIHGGYGYTKEYPVERMMRDAKICEIGEGTSEIQRMVIARGLLRELSH, encoded by the coding sequence ATGGAACGGTACTTCGACGAGAACCACCTGATGATCCGCGACATGGTGCGCGAGTTCGCCCAGAACGAAATCGCGCCCGTCGCGGGCGAGCTGGACCAGGCGTCGGAGTTTCCCTGGGAGAACGTCGCCAAGATGTCGGAGCTGGGGCTGCTGGGCGTGCCCTGGCCCGAGGAGATCGGCGGGGCGGGGATGGACGGCATCGCCTACATGATCGCCATCCACGAGCTCGCCAAGGTCGACGCGTCGCACGCCATCACCATCTCGGCGCACACCACGCTGGGCACCTCGCCCATCATGAACTTCGGGACCGAGGAGCAGAAGCAGCGCTTCGTCCCGCACCTGGCCTCGGGGAAGGTGCTCGGCGGCTTCGGGCTCACCGAGCCGGGGGCGGGCAGCGACGCGGGGGGCACCCAGACCACGGCCGTCAAGGCCGACGGCGGGTGGATCCTGAACGGCAGCAAGATCTTCATCACGCACGCGGGCGTCGGCGAGATCTTCGTGGCCACGGCGGTGACGGACCGCGAGAAGGGTACCAAGGGCATCACCTCGTTCATCGTCACCAAGCCGACCACCGACCTGGAGCGGGCGCGCGAAGTGGGCGTGGGGCACAGCGACGAGCTGGCCTTCATCGAGGGCGTGCGCGCGGGGAAGAAGGAAGACAAGATGGGGTGGCGCGCCTCCGACACCCGCGAGCTGGTCTTCGAGAACGCCTTCGTCCCCGACGAGAACGTGCTGGGCGAGGTGGGGATGGGCTTCATCAACTTCATGAAGACGCTCGACGCCGGACGCATCGGCATCGGGGCGCTTTCGCTGGGCATCGCCGAGGGCGCGTACGAGCAGTCGGTGAAGTACGCGGCCGAGCGGCACCAGTTCGGCAAGCCCATCGCCGAGTTCCAGGGCATCCAGTTCATGCTGGCCGACATGGCGACGGAGATCGAGGCGTCCAAGCACCTCGTCTACCACGCGGCCTGGCTCAAGGAGCAGGGAAAGCCGTACACCCGCGAGGCGTCGATGGCCAAGCTGTTCGCCTCCGAATGCGCCATGCGCACCACCACCAGGGCGGTGCAGATCCACGGCGGATACGGCTACACCAAGGAATACCCGGTGGAGCGCATGATGCGCGACGCCAAGATCTGCGAGATCGGGGAGGGGACCAGCGAAATCCAGCGGATGGTGATCGCCCGGGGCCTTCTCCGCGAGCTCTCCCACTGA
- a CDS encoding RecQ family ATP-dependent DNA helicase, with protein sequence MSQAAPAASTAPDPLDRAREELGRYWGYPDFRPGQDQAIRNILAGGDSLTIMPTGGGKSLCFQVPALLLPGVTLVVSPLISLMKDQVDNLEAAGVPATFVNSTLGQGEMNARLDAARRGEVKLLYVAPERFDAEGFRHRLADIPVSLLAVDEAHCVSEWGHDFRPSYLRLGEVRTLLGGPPVAALTATATPEVRDDIVRQLKLREPRVLVTGFDRRNLVWHVLQAKSDSEKDRLLLKLLKGRDGSAIVYASTRKAVDALTALLNGVGTRTVGYHAGLPDRDRKRIQEEFMTGKVRVVVATNAFGMGIDKPDVRIVVHYNLPGNLEAYYQEAGRAGRDGGDSDCVLLHAFRDKFTHEYFINSAYPPRKSVEAAMKALRERADRDGLYDLPVAALANTVAAIDDERQAASAVRVLEQFGLVRQTYGNGPRPVRVRLLARPDRISRELAERPDELQMLRGLWRAARGEAIYRGVELDWRALDGAAGGRSRAAPLLDALQDEGFVEWRPLTGEGTWVLDRATPVHKLAVDWRALDERKRRELGKLRQMQNYAYAEGCRRGYVLRYFGDPAAMDHCGACDNCLGQKPMASVDPTDAGDRAMPRRGKVPRADRVRDALLTLRRELAARESVPEGMVFSDAVIDALVEARPRRPEGLLKVEGVARPLAERYGAGILRAISGALDQYRDRGGKGDAFERAAPSGTAPAAPPSVEQRQLYAKLRELRTSLAREEEVPAFCVFADRTLVEIARRHPRNETEMLAVPGVGPGKMQKYGPAFLEILRGD encoded by the coding sequence ATGAGCCAGGCAGCACCCGCCGCTTCCACCGCCCCCGATCCGCTGGACCGCGCCCGCGAGGAGCTGGGCCGGTACTGGGGGTACCCGGACTTTCGCCCCGGGCAGGACCAGGCCATCCGCAACATCCTGGCGGGCGGCGACTCGCTGACCATCATGCCCACGGGGGGAGGCAAGTCGCTCTGCTTCCAGGTGCCCGCGCTGCTGCTGCCGGGGGTGACGCTGGTGGTCAGCCCCCTCATCTCCCTGATGAAGGACCAGGTCGACAACCTGGAGGCGGCGGGGGTGCCGGCCACCTTCGTCAACTCCACGCTGGGCCAGGGCGAGATGAACGCCCGGCTCGACGCGGCGCGCCGGGGCGAGGTGAAGCTGCTGTACGTGGCCCCGGAACGCTTCGACGCCGAAGGCTTCCGCCACCGCCTGGCCGACATCCCCGTCTCGCTCCTGGCGGTGGACGAGGCGCACTGCGTCTCCGAATGGGGGCACGACTTCCGCCCGTCGTACCTGCGCCTGGGCGAGGTGCGCACGCTGCTGGGCGGCCCGCCCGTGGCCGCGCTGACCGCCACGGCCACCCCCGAGGTGCGCGACGACATCGTCCGCCAGCTGAAGCTGCGCGAGCCCCGGGTCCTGGTCACCGGCTTCGACCGGCGCAACCTGGTGTGGCACGTGCTGCAGGCCAAGAGCGACTCCGAAAAGGACCGGCTGCTGCTGAAGCTGCTGAAGGGGCGCGACGGATCGGCCATCGTCTACGCCTCTACGCGCAAGGCGGTCGACGCCCTGACGGCGCTGCTGAACGGGGTGGGAACGCGGACGGTGGGGTACCACGCCGGGCTGCCGGACCGCGACCGCAAGCGCATCCAGGAGGAGTTCATGACCGGCAAGGTGCGGGTGGTGGTGGCCACCAACGCCTTCGGCATGGGCATCGACAAGCCCGACGTGCGCATCGTGGTGCACTACAACCTTCCCGGCAACCTCGAGGCGTACTACCAGGAGGCCGGGCGCGCCGGCCGCGACGGGGGCGACAGCGACTGCGTGCTCCTGCACGCCTTCCGCGACAAGTTCACGCACGAGTACTTCATCAACTCGGCGTATCCTCCCCGCAAGTCGGTGGAGGCCGCCATGAAGGCGCTGCGCGAGCGTGCCGACCGCGACGGGCTGTACGACCTGCCCGTGGCCGCGCTGGCGAACACGGTGGCGGCCATCGACGACGAGCGGCAAGCCGCCTCGGCGGTGCGCGTGCTGGAGCAGTTCGGGCTGGTGCGGCAAACGTACGGCAACGGCCCCCGCCCGGTGCGCGTGCGCCTGCTGGCCCGCCCCGATCGCATCTCCCGCGAGCTGGCGGAGCGGCCCGACGAGCTGCAGATGCTGCGCGGCTTGTGGCGCGCCGCGCGCGGCGAGGCCATCTACCGCGGCGTGGAGCTGGACTGGCGGGCGCTGGACGGCGCGGCGGGCGGGCGGAGCCGGGCGGCGCCGCTGCTGGACGCGCTGCAGGACGAGGGCTTCGTCGAATGGCGCCCGCTGACGGGAGAGGGCACCTGGGTGCTGGACCGCGCCACGCCCGTGCACAAGCTGGCGGTGGACTGGCGCGCGCTGGACGAGCGCAAGCGGCGCGAGCTGGGCAAGCTGCGGCAGATGCAGAACTACGCCTACGCCGAAGGATGCCGGCGCGGCTACGTCCTGCGCTACTTCGGCGACCCCGCGGCCATGGACCACTGCGGGGCGTGCGACAACTGCCTGGGGCAGAAGCCCATGGCCTCGGTGGACCCCACGGACGCGGGTGACCGGGCCATGCCGCGCCGGGGCAAGGTGCCGCGGGCCGACCGCGTGCGCGACGCCCTGCTGACGCTGCGCCGCGAGCTGGCGGCCCGGGAAAGCGTGCCCGAGGGGATGGTGTTCAGCGACGCGGTGATCGATGCGCTGGTGGAGGCGCGCCCCCGCCGCCCCGAGGGGCTGCTGAAGGTGGAGGGCGTGGCCCGTCCACTTGCGGAGCGCTACGGCGCGGGCATCCTGCGGGCGATTTCCGGGGCGCTGGACCAGTACCGCGACCGTGGCGGGAAGGGCGACGCCTTCGAGCGCGCCGCGCCGTCCGGGACGGCGCCGGCGGCCCCGCCCAGCGTGGAGCAGCGGCAGCTATACGCGAAGCTGCGGGAACTGCGGACCTCGCTGGCCCGGGAAGAGGAGGTGCCCGCCTTCTGCGTCTTCGCCGACCGCACCCTGGTGGAGATCGCCAGGCGCCATCCGCGCAACGAAACGGAGATGCTGGCGGTGCCCGGAGTCGGGCCGGGAAAGATGCAGAAATACGGCCCGGCGTTTCTCGAAATCCTGCGCGGCGACTGA
- a CDS encoding Rne/Rng family ribonuclease, translated as MKREILINATARETRVAILEDDVLVELMVDRPDAARMVGDVYKGRVEAVLPGIQAAFVDIGTEKAAFLHVSDVALEDDDEAEDEEAGGDEAAADEGDGDGASGGNGGGGRRSRKYPPIQDILKKGQDLVVQVSKEPISTKGPRVTAHISLPGRFLVYMPGSSHVGVSRKIEDREERARLRALAKEILPEKSGGIIVRTVGEELTRETFQRDLQTLMGTWAQIKKKANKSRGPTAIHREAKLTAGIIRDLFSQKVDSLTVDTKIAFDEIRAYLEQVDPSLVERVHLYDDPKPLFDAYDLEREIRDAFQRRVNLPSGGYIIVEPTEALVSIDVNTGRYTGKKDPEKTILKTNVDAAREIARQLRLRDVGGIIVCDFIDMESKANREKVLQELRQCLSRDRARTKAFQVSELGLIEMTRQRVRPSLYHTQTAACPTCAGTGRIFTPETVVRRIERAIRRAAAEGKERQLTVRVHPEVALFVLEQEPRFLRTLEGSLKMTLAMRDDPLLHPDEIKLMATATQQDVSQRFNLG; from the coding sequence ATGAAGCGCGAGATCCTGATCAACGCCACGGCCCGCGAAACGCGAGTCGCCATCCTCGAGGACGACGTCCTGGTGGAGCTGATGGTGGACCGTCCGGACGCGGCGCGCATGGTGGGCGACGTATACAAGGGGCGGGTCGAGGCCGTGCTTCCCGGCATCCAGGCCGCGTTCGTCGACATCGGCACCGAGAAGGCGGCGTTCCTTCACGTGTCCGACGTGGCGCTCGAGGACGACGACGAGGCCGAGGACGAAGAGGCGGGGGGCGACGAGGCAGCGGCTGACGAGGGCGACGGCGACGGCGCCTCCGGCGGCAACGGCGGGGGTGGCCGGCGCTCGCGCAAGTACCCGCCCATCCAGGACATCCTGAAGAAGGGGCAGGACCTGGTGGTGCAGGTGAGCAAGGAGCCCATCAGCACCAAGGGCCCGCGCGTCACCGCGCACATCTCGCTTCCCGGCCGCTTCCTGGTGTACATGCCCGGCTCGTCGCACGTGGGCGTGTCGCGCAAGATCGAGGACCGCGAGGAGCGCGCCCGGCTGCGCGCGCTGGCCAAGGAGATCCTTCCCGAAAAGTCGGGCGGGATCATCGTGCGCACCGTGGGCGAGGAGCTGACGCGCGAAACCTTTCAGCGCGACCTGCAGACCCTGATGGGCACCTGGGCGCAGATCAAGAAGAAGGCGAACAAGTCGCGCGGGCCCACGGCCATCCACCGCGAGGCCAAGCTCACGGCGGGGATCATCCGCGACCTGTTCTCGCAGAAGGTCGACTCGCTGACGGTGGACACGAAGATCGCCTTCGACGAGATCCGCGCCTACCTGGAGCAGGTGGACCCGTCGCTGGTGGAGCGCGTGCACCTGTACGACGACCCCAAGCCCCTCTTCGACGCGTACGACCTGGAGCGCGAGATCCGCGACGCCTTCCAGCGGCGGGTGAACCTGCCTTCCGGCGGCTACATCATCGTGGAGCCCACCGAGGCGCTGGTCAGCATCGACGTCAACACGGGGCGGTACACGGGAAAGAAGGACCCCGAAAAGACCATCCTGAAGACCAACGTCGATGCCGCGCGCGAGATCGCGCGGCAGCTGAGGCTGCGCGACGTGGGCGGCATCATCGTCTGCGACTTCATCGACATGGAGTCCAAGGCCAACCGCGAGAAGGTGCTGCAGGAGCTGCGGCAGTGCCTTTCCCGCGACCGGGCGCGCACCAAGGCGTTCCAGGTGAGCGAGCTGGGGCTGATCGAGATGACGCGCCAGCGGGTGCGCCCCTCGCTGTACCACACGCAGACGGCGGCCTGCCCCACCTGCGCCGGCACGGGGCGGATCTTTACCCCCGAGACGGTGGTGCGCCGGATCGAGCGAGCCATCCGCCGCGCCGCCGCCGAGGGCAAGGAGCGCCAGCTGACGGTGCGGGTTCACCCCGAGGTCGCGCTCTTCGTGCTGGAGCAGGAGCCACGCTTTCTGCGCACGCTCGAAGGCTCGCTGAAGATGACGCTGGCCATGCGCGACGACCCCCTGCTGCACCCGGACGAGATCAAGCTGATGGCCACGGCGACCCAGCAGGACGTGTCGCAGCGCTTCAACCTGGGCTAA
- a CDS encoding radical SAM protein: MLLGFALTEHCNLRCPHCIRDDVTTVQNLPSGLLFDTVDAARTMLGPVTVSMTGGEPTLHPEWEGIIAGLHARGVPYRVVTNGWHMRRLMPGLERHPPEFVRISLSGADEAVHDEERGRGSFKRVMLAMALLTSRRIPAGLSIVVDRRDRHQLREAADLAESLGAVRMHFILPQPVPGSAARDSDLPPGEWRPVRDEIMALAAEPGRRCRIRLDYGAPSDGEEMQCDTFAGRRLSVDARGRLSLCCQLSEYGFNDADVVADLAREPFDQAWPRYVEGIERLRTASRPRPDGGPFEAFPCIRCARSLGKMDWIAAYPGTPWHAAAGQNQARPALVGLTYRPAAQAA; the protein is encoded by the coding sequence ATGCTCCTGGGCTTCGCCCTGACCGAGCACTGCAACCTGCGCTGTCCGCACTGCATCCGCGACGACGTCACCACCGTTCAGAACCTGCCCTCGGGGCTGCTGTTCGACACGGTGGACGCGGCGCGGACGATGCTGGGGCCGGTGACGGTGAGCATGACCGGCGGCGAGCCCACGCTGCACCCGGAGTGGGAGGGCATCATTGCCGGGCTGCACGCGCGCGGGGTTCCGTATCGCGTGGTCACCAACGGGTGGCACATGCGGCGGCTGATGCCCGGGCTGGAGCGGCACCCGCCGGAGTTCGTGCGCATCAGCCTGTCGGGCGCCGACGAGGCGGTGCACGACGAGGAGCGGGGGCGCGGCAGCTTCAAGCGGGTGATGCTGGCGATGGCGCTGCTGACCAGCCGCCGGATCCCGGCGGGGCTGTCCATCGTGGTCGACCGCCGCGACCGGCATCAGCTGCGCGAGGCGGCGGACCTGGCCGAGTCGCTGGGGGCGGTGCGGATGCACTTCATCCTCCCCCAGCCGGTTCCCGGAAGCGCGGCCCGCGACAGCGACCTGCCCCCGGGGGAATGGCGGCCCGTGCGCGACGAGATCATGGCGCTGGCCGCGGAGCCCGGGCGGCGGTGCCGGATCCGGCTGGACTACGGCGCCCCGTCCGACGGCGAAGAGATGCAGTGCGACACCTTCGCGGGCCGGCGCCTGTCCGTGGACGCCCGCGGGCGGCTTTCGCTCTGCTGCCAGCTTTCGGAGTACGGCTTCAACGACGCCGACGTGGTGGCCGACCTGGCGCGCGAGCCCTTCGACCAGGCGTGGCCGCGCTACGTGGAGGGGATCGAGCGGCTGCGCACGGCCAGCCGCCCCCGCCCCGACGGCGGCCCCTTCGAGGCGTTTCCGTGCATCCGCTGCGCGCGCTCGCTGGGCAAGATGGACTGGATCGCCGCGTATCCCGGCACGCCCTGGCACGCGGCGGCCGGACAGAACCAGGCCCGGCCGGCGCTGGTGGGCCTGACGTACCGCCCCGCGGCGCAAGCCGCCTGA
- the rplU gene encoding 50S ribosomal protein L21 — MYAIIRTGGKQFRAEPGKTLRIPSVAIEPGESLRFNDVLLGADGDSIKIGAPGVSGASVTAEVVRHGKGEKIIIFKHKRRKNYRRKQGHRQKFTEVRVNEINLG; from the coding sequence ATGTACGCCATCATCCGCACCGGCGGCAAGCAGTTCCGTGCCGAGCCGGGCAAGACGCTTCGCATTCCCTCCGTCGCCATCGAGCCGGGCGAAAGCCTTCGCTTCAACGACGTGCTCCTGGGCGCCGACGGCGACTCGATCAAGATCGGCGCGCCGGGCGTGAGCGGTGCGTCGGTGACGGCCGAGGTCGTACGGCACGGCAAGGGCGAGAAGATCATCATCTTCAAGCACAAGCGGCGCAAGAACTACCGGCGCAAGCAGGGGCACCGGCAGAAGTTCACTGAGGTTCGCGTCAACGAGATCAACCTCGGCTAA